The genomic region CTACTCCATTGTCTAACACCAAATCAGGGTTAGCTAACAGGTCATCTTGAGTTGCTTCTGAGTTGGCGATAATAGCGGGTTTATCTTCGGGGCAGTGAGGTGCGAGACCATTAATTTCATGTGCAGCACCGTCCGCGTTTAAAGTTCCATAACCGGTAGGGAATTGCAAGGCCCCGCCAAAGTCGGGTACCAAAGAACTGAAGCGCTCTTTCAAGTAAATACTTACCACTTCTGCCGTAACTTCTTTAGATTGATTTCCCTGGGCTATATTTTGAGTTCCTTTAGAAACAATCCGCAGAGAATCAGTATCCCAATAGTTATTGGTTTGACTGTTATTGAGAGTATCTATATAAAGCTCAAATTTCCTTCCGTCAATAGTTCCACCCCAGGGATTATCTTTTGTATGAGTGGTGACAAAGGTTTCATCTTTATTGATTTCCTGCATAGCTAACTGAATGGCAGAATGAGCTGTATTTTTAGCCATTGTAAATTCTGCATAGTTAACAGTTTTTTGGGTTAGCTGATTTCCATGCCGTGAAGTATTGATATTCACAATTCCCATGGTGATGAGAACCCCTAAACATATAATTAACATTGCTCGTCCCATAATAGGTCACCTTTTTTAGTTATCAAGATTTGTTGGAGAAAATCGTTTTTCCCATGCCGATCGTATATAGCGCATGTTATTTGAACCATATCGAATAGGTTCCGCACTTTGTAGTTCCAAAGCGATATAAACCTGTTTAATTGAATCTCTCAGAGCTGAACTTACCGGAGTAGACATGTACTGGCCATCAGCTGGTAAAGTAGACTGGCCATGTTCATCAAAATACCATAATCGGAACTTGGTTACACCGGTTTTGATTTCAGTAACTTCTTCTATACCGTTTTTTTCAACTTTTCGGAGTAAAATTTTGTCGTTTGGATTTTGAGTTTCGCTTACCGGATTATTTGTTAATTCCCAGGTTATTAATTCAGGAGAGCCGGTAGTAAAACGATCTACTTTTCTGTAAAATTGAATTTTTGATGAGTCAGCTATTGTGACAATATTCGGAGTAGTTTCAGTTACATTGTAACCCATATTTGGAATATCGTCATAAAGTAATTCGATTAATACAGCGGCTCTTTCCTTGGTAAGGTGCATCAGGGTAACTTCGGCACTGCTGTTTGTGACACGCATATTCATCATAAGTATAGAAATCAATATGATGCCCGCAATAATGTAACTGGTAATGAGTCCAAAATTCATAGGTTCTCCCTCTTAATCTGCGTAATAATTACGAATAAAAGCTAACTGGTAGGTTTTAATCTGATCTGAATTATCCGTGAGAAACTCACTTTTAATAGTTACCACAATCTTTTTGAACGTAGATTTTGAAGAGGTAAATGCAAAAGTACTTTCATCAACATAATGAACTTCCACGTCAATATTAAAGTCTCCGTGTGCTGTCTTTACAACTTCAGAATGACCGTCATAATCGTCAAAATCATCATAATCCTGTCTGGAGGTTTCTCCGTCAGGCCCTAAACTTCCATATCCTACAAAGTCTCCCGGAATAAGGGCGGGGGGAAGTTCTTTACCAACCGTTACCTCATCAAATTCTTTGGTTTGGGCCTCTTCGATAATTTCTTGTCCCAGGGCAACCACCTCTTGCTCCAATTCACCTTCAATTTGGATGGTAGTATTCCGGTGAATCAAACGATTTGAGTTCGACAAAATCACCGAAAAAATGATCATGGCAAACATCACGTAAAAAAGCTCTGAATATCCTGACATGGTGATAAATTTTATTTCTGTTTATTATATAAAATATTAAAAAATTTTAATATTAAATAACCTCTTTTATATAAGAGTTGTACAACCGTTAATTGTTACGAATTAAATATGGATACTGTTTGGATGAATACAAATTAGATTTTTTTATCTAATCGGATTCCTATGGTATCGGCTATTTAATTAAACTCATTTTTTTAGTAAAAACCCCATCTTGAGTGGTTAGCCTATAAATATACATACCGCTTGCAAGGCTATTTGCATTCCATTGCACTTCATGAAAGCCGGCCCGGTAATTTTCATCGATCAAATCAGCTACTTTTCGGCCCAGAATGTCGTAAATACTGAGCTGTACGCGCCCCTCTAAAGGTACGGCGAAACGTATGGTAGTGGTTGGGTTAAAAGGGTTCGGATAGTTATTGTACAGTTCAAAACGCCCCGGTAAGCCTTCTGCATCTTCACCGGGTTGAATCCGGAGGAAAAATCTTGCCTTTTCTTGCTGACCGGATGTTTTGGATTTGAGGTCAGTATCAGAATTCCGAAGCGTAAAATTTTCGATGGTGTTATTAACTGCTACTTTTTGTGAGTTTTGTTCCAAAGAAAAAGTATAAGAATTTTCTTTTCTGAGATTGGTCTTTTTACTGGTCTTTGTGTCTTCTAAAATTAAAGTCCAGGCAGCGGGTACATCACCAAATTCAGGCCAACTGATCGTATAACTTCCATTTAAAGGGATTCCATCAGTGAAGCCCCCTACATGAATAGGAATTGAAATTTCAGTTCCAAAGCTTCTGGCCAGGTTATTGATTGCCAGTTCAGTCCCGTCATTACGGGTGCTGTAAAACTCCAGGTAAGTATTGGTATCAAAAGGTAACAGACGATATGCATCCCGGATGTCTTTACCATTACTGCCATCCGGTGAAAGGGTGATATGCATGGCTTTTTCCTGCCCGTCGGCACTTAATTTCATACCTATGGCAGCCGGGTTTCGGCGTTCTTTGCCGGCAAAGGTGCCGCCGGTTGTTTTATTTTCTACTCCGATACTTAATTCCGGGTTTGCAGCATTGGCTTTCACCCAAAAAGCTTGAAAAGGACGAATAATGCCATTGCTTAGTTTTATACCCTCTAAATCACCGCCCCCAATTCCATTCCAGTATAGATAGTCGTTTGAGCTTGGATCCCAGACATATATTACGTTATCTATATTGGTTTTTGTCCATCCGGGAGCATCCCAGTCAATGCTTGCGGCAAAAGGATTACCCACCAGATTCCACCCGGTATCCGCATCGGCGGTATAGGTTACCGGGAAAGTGAAGGTAGTGCCGTTTCCGTTATGTTCACGTCCTTCAATGTCTAATGTCAGAGGCAGGGGGGTGTTATATCGGTTGTCTGTTGATATATCTCCAAAAAAGTAAACAAATAGGCCTTGACCGGGTGTCATCATGTTGTTGGCATCAGCCGGGGCCCGCCATCTGTCATTGTCGGTTGCAGGTAAATTATTTTCGTTGGTTCCGTAGCTTTCCAGGTAATAAAGAACATTAGGCTGAAGAGAGTCTGATGCAGCATCACCAAGGCTGGAATTCGGATAGCCTTGAGTGACTGTTTTATCGAGAAAATCAGCATAGGTGGTATCAAGAGGAGGGGAGATCATGCGCCAGCCTTGTGTTGCACTAATGTTTCGGCGCATCCGAATGGTACCGTTATTATAAGTGATGTTTGGTGCTATAAGGCTTTTGCCTGAGCTGATAATAAGAGGGCCATTTTCAAGAGTCAGAGCTCCGGATACTATTACATCTTCAAAAGTACGCACTCCCGCGGTATTATTTATAATCGCATTTTTCATCTCGCTGAGCCCGGCAATTTGCTGTTGCTGTAAATCGGGATAATCAACAAAATCTTCGTCCAAACGAATACCGAATATTACCGTTCCTTCACTGGCATCAACATTTCCAAGCCCGGAATTACCCCTTAAAACAAAGGTGTTATCATTCAAAATGAAATTTCCATCACCTGTAATCTCAGTTTCAACATCTATGGTGATTCCTGCACCATTAGCTAACTCAAAAGTTTGGTCTGCAGCAATATTGACGGTACTTACATCGATAAGGTCTGTAGCTGTAGTAGCGGTTACATCATTTTCTATATTTAAATTCTGAGCAAGAAAATTTTGAGTGGATATCGTTTGTGGACTTACCCCATTCATAGTTACAAAAGTTCCCTCCGTACGCGCCAGGAAACTGCCAATGGAGATATTGCCTCCAACTTCAATAGTAGTGTTGGCGCCTGCTGTAAAGGAACCTATACCTGAAAAACTTCCACCTATGGCAATATCCGTGTTATCCTCAATATCGAGAGATCCATCAATCTGGGTGTCACCGGATACTGAAATGGCATTCCCGCCAAAAAGTGTTAAAGAAACATTTTCTTGAATCTCAAAACTTCCGATGGTAATGTTTAAATCCAATACCGGAACTTCACCAACATCCGGTATAATTACGTAATCATCAGAAGTTGGCACACCTGATGTCCAGTTATCCGGATTAGTCCAGTCAGTTTTGTTATTAGTCGGGCCGCCTGCTCCTGCTGTCCAGGTGTTTGGGACCAAAATATCTACAGTATCCCTTTGAAAAATAATAGTAGCCGGAGAATTTCCAAAAGAGCCGGTTATTTCAATTAGCTCTATAGTAGTAGATGCGGTAAGCGTGTCGGTATAATTAAATTGGGTACTGTTCCAGGAAATACCTGAAAGAGATGCGTCAGGGGCACCTGATGAAGGGGCACTATTTTCTTCAAGCTGTTCTAAAGCAAGACCTACGGTTTCTTGCGTAAGCACCCGGTTGGAATATTCATCACGAAGGATGACAGTTATGACAGATTGAAAAGCCGGATCATTTTGCAGTACTCTGGGGCTTGCTACAACCTGCGACTTTACAGCCGAAGGAGTATTGGCTACTATCACAAATGTTTTACTGGTGCCATCCACATCAAAAAGATCATCAGCAGTGACAGTTACTGTAGCCAGGTTATTGCTTTTAGTTAAAGTGATAGAATGTGAATTTAAAATCCCACCGGAAAGTGTGGCAGCAGCTCCTGAAGCAATAACCGAATTGGTGCTGATGGTTACATTCCCATTAAAGCCTTCAACCCGATTACCGGAAATATCAACTGCTTCAATATCAATATTGAAAGGGACTCCTGCGGTTTGGGTATCGGGAACGGCAGAGGTTTCGGGAAGTGAAATAATAAAACGATCTACATCACCCGGGAGAAATTCTACGGTTGCAGAATCAGTTATGGCTCCTGAATTAATCGTACCTCTGATTGTAGCAACTTCGCTGGCATTTTCAGACGAGGTCAGGCTGGTGGTAAAAGTGCCGTCAGGCTGATCTGTAGATGAAACTGTAGTTACTTCGCCCGGGAATGTACCTGCATCTGTGGTAAGCTCTATAGTCTCTGAACCACTTGTTAGGTTATTCCCAAATTCATCTTTAAGCTGTACAGTAATGGCAGAAGTACTGTTACCGTCTGCAACAATGGAAGTAGGGTCAGCAGTGATTTCTGAAGTTGTTAGATCGTAAACAGTAGGGGTTACGTTGAACTCATTACTTTGTCCTGAACGATTCAATGAATCATTTTCAGCATAAATCCGAGTCAGACCGGCAGTAGTAAGTGTGATAGCTGTATCAAGCACTCCCTGGACAAAAGCATCTGTCGTGAATTTAGTCACGATAGATCCATTAAGCAGAATATCAGAATCAGAGGTGACCATTACGGTATCGACACCGCCATCAAAATTAGTAAATACATTATTATTTCCGTCAAGTGCCCTGATGCGAATATCAAAAGCTTGTCCGGCCACTTGTTCACCAATGTTGGTTTCACCGGTGGTTTCAATTACAAATTTTGCCAGGTCATCGCCACTGATAATTTCAAAATCATCACTTACAACCGGTGAATTAATTCCGGTGAACCCTGCTGTAAAATTAACGACACCAACTGGAGCTTGTCCCGGACCGTCTATTATCAAATTTCCAAAAACAGCTACACCGTTTGCATCCGTATCACTAGTCAGTGTTGAGGTATTCTTAAAATAGGATTCATTACTAATGGTTACAGTTACGACACTATCTACGTAATTTCCGTAATTATCCAGCAACTGGATTTCTACGGGAGGATCAATCGTCGAGTTTTGAGCGGTATTGGTTGGTTGTACCAGATAGGTTAAATCAGTAGCTGTGTTATGATCAACTGTAATGGTATTGGTTGTAATAGCACTAAATCCGAGGCTCGCAACGCTCAAATTTATACTATTTGCAATATCAGTAGAGAGGTCGTCGAAGGTGATCACACCATTCACAGCTTGTTTCGATAGAGTTCCCGAAAGTGTGCCATTTCCGCTGCTGATACTGATCGTAGCTTTAGTTGTATCATCAGTGGTAACCAGGTTCCCAAATTGATCGAGCAGATGAACAATAGTGGAATTTGAAAATGGTTCTCCTGCAGTTGCTGTGGATGGTGGTTGTGTGCTGAATACCATTTCAGCCGGTGATCTCGGAAGTACTGTTATATCTTGCGACGGAGTTACGGTCACATCGGCGTAAAATGCTTCGATTTTAGCGGTTCCGGTTTGTTGTGATGAAAAAACAGCACTTTTAAGATCGTCAGCTGGAATAACAGCTCCCTGGGTAATCGTACCGGTAACATCAATTAATTTCCAGTCAGTTTCACTTGCAAGGGCAATATTCTCAATGAAATTACCCCCAATGTCTCTGGCAATGGCATAAACGGTAAGCGAATTTCCGGCTAAAATATCCTGTGCAGGTACAATAACGCCATTACCATCAGCTTGTGTTTCCACACTGACTTCTGCAATGGAGCCGGCTTCTTTACTTAAATCCCCATAATTAGCATCCGGGCCGGTAGTTCCGGTATTACTGATAGTATTTATGTCAGGTATATTGGTATTGGCGGGTCTGAGTTGTAATCCGGAAATCTCTATACGCCCCGGTCCTTGGCCATTTCCACTGGTAGTGCTTTTCCTGTCAATGGTGAACACAGCTTCTTGTGTATTATTGAAGCCGGTAAAACTGGCATCAAGTTGAGTATTGGCAGCACCTGTGGCTGTAATGGTGAGCGTTATTTCATTAGCGGTTAAAGCCGTATTCCACTCATAGCCTGCCGGTAAAGTCAGGATGATTGTTCCATTCTCAGCCAGTTGTCCGGTGGCCGTTTCGCGAATGGTAGGGCCAGTTAAGCTTACATAACCGCCAGTTACAACTGAATCGACAGAAATATTGGTTCCGCCGGATGCACGTATAACGTCCTGAGCTTCAGCCTGGTTGGCCAAGGCTGTGATCGCTACAAATGCTGCAAATAATATTTTTAGAGCTTTAGCCATTACTTCTTTTAATTCTGACTAAATATAATCAGTATTACAACCGTGAACTGATAGATTAATCAATTCTAACTGCCTATAGAATATTTATATCTTCTTACAGATAATGATAAATTCTGATTTCAAATTCATTGTAAGAAAGGGTAGTTTAAACGAGTGTAACAGGTTTAGGTGAAATTCACACCTGTGTTGAACTAGCATAAATTTTTAGATAAAAAAATTATAATGAAAGGTATTATTCTCGCAGGCGGTACCGGTTCCAGGCTTTATCCTTTAACCAAGGTTACAAATAAACATCTGCTCCCGATAGGGGAGAAACCGATGATTTATCATCCCATTGAAAAGTTGACAGAAGCCGGGATTGAAGAAATTCTAATTGTGACCGGAACGGAGCATATGGGTGATGTAGTAAATTTACTGGGCTCAGGAAAAGATTTTGGCTGTCGGTTTACTTACAAGGTTCAGGATGAAGCAGGGGGTATTGCCCAGGCTTTAGGGCTTGCCGAAAATTTTGCCGGAGATGAACCTGTAATAGTAATTTTGGGAGATAATATTTTTGAGGCTTCACTGAAAAAGGCCGTCAGTAATTATGAAGGAAGCGGGGCTCAAATCTTGATAAAAGAAGTTCCAGATCCTCAGCGATACGGTGTAGCCGAATTAGATGGTGGACAAGTTATTTCTATCGAAGAAAAACCGGATAACCCCAAAACTAATTATGCAGTCACAGGAATTTATTTTTACGATTCCAAAGTGTTTGAATGCATAAAAACGCTGACACCCTCCGGCCGGGGAGAGCTGGAAATTACGGATGTCAATAATTTTTATATCCGGAAAGGGGAAATGAAAAGCACGGTATTGGAAGGGTGGTGGACAGACGCCGGAACCCCGGAATCCTATAAAATTGCTAACGAGTTGGC from Gracilimonas sp. harbors:
- a CDS encoding invasin domain 3-containing protein; protein product: MAKALKILFAAFVAITALANQAEAQDVIRASGGTNISVDSVVTGGYVSLTGPTIRETATGQLAENGTIILTLPAGYEWNTALTANEITLTITATGAANTQLDASFTGFNNTQEAVFTIDRKSTTSGNGQGPGRIEISGLQLRPANTNIPDINTISNTGTTGPDANYGDLSKEAGSIAEVSVETQADGNGVIVPAQDILAGNSLTVYAIARDIGGNFIENIALASETDWKLIDVTGTITQGAVIPADDLKSAVFSSQQTGTAKIEAFYADVTVTPSQDITVLPRSPAEMVFSTQPPSTATAGEPFSNSTIVHLLDQFGNLVTTDDTTKATISISSGNGTLSGTLSKQAVNGVITFDDLSTDIANSINLSVASLGFSAITTNTITVDHNTATDLTYLVQPTNTAQNSTIDPPVEIQLLDNYGNYVDSVVTVTISNESYFKNTSTLTSDTDANGVAVFGNLIIDGPGQAPVGVVNFTAGFTGINSPVVSDDFEIISGDDLAKFVIETTGETNIGEQVAGQAFDIRIRALDGNNNVFTNFDGGVDTVMVTSDSDILLNGSIVTKFTTDAFVQGVLDTAITLTTAGLTRIYAENDSLNRSGQSNEFNVTPTVYDLTTSEITADPTSIVADGNSTSAITVQLKDEFGNNLTSGSETIELTTDAGTFPGEVTTVSSTDQPDGTFTTSLTSSENASEVATIRGTINSGAITDSATVEFLPGDVDRFIISLPETSAVPDTQTAGVPFNIDIEAVDISGNRVEGFNGNVTISTNSVIASGAAATLSGGILNSHSITLTKSNNLATVTVTADDLFDVDGTSKTFVIVANTPSAVKSQVVASPRVLQNDPAFQSVITVILRDEYSNRVLTQETVGLALEQLEENSAPSSGAPDASLSGISWNSTQFNYTDTLTASTTIELIEITGSFGNSPATIIFQRDTVDILVPNTWTAGAGGPTNNKTDWTNPDNWTSGVPTSDDYVIIPDVGEVPVLDLNITIGSFEIQENVSLTLFGGNAISVSGDTQIDGSLDIEDNTDIAIGGSFSGIGSFTAGANTTIEVGGNISIGSFLARTEGTFVTMNGVSPQTISTQNFLAQNLNIENDVTATTATDLIDVSTVNIAADQTFELANGAGITIDVETEITGDGNFILNDNTFVLRGNSGLGNVDASEGTVIFGIRLDEDFVDYPDLQQQQIAGLSEMKNAIINNTAGVRTFEDVIVSGALTLENGPLIISSGKSLIAPNITYNNGTIRMRRNISATQGWRMISPPLDTTYADFLDKTVTQGYPNSSLGDAASDSLQPNVLYYLESYGTNENNLPATDNDRWRAPADANNMMTPGQGLFVYFFGDISTDNRYNTPLPLTLDIEGREHNGNGTTFTFPVTYTADADTGWNLVGNPFAASIDWDAPGWTKTNIDNVIYVWDPSSNDYLYWNGIGGGDLEGIKLSNGIIRPFQAFWVKANAANPELSIGVENKTTGGTFAGKERRNPAAIGMKLSADGQEKAMHITLSPDGSNGKDIRDAYRLLPFDTNTYLEFYSTRNDGTELAINNLARSFGTEISIPIHVGGFTDGIPLNGSYTISWPEFGDVPAAWTLILEDTKTSKKTNLRKENSYTFSLEQNSQKVAVNNTIENFTLRNSDTDLKSKTSGQQEKARFFLRIQPGEDAEGLPGRFELYNNYPNPFNPTTTIRFAVPLEGRVQLSIYDILGRKVADLIDENYRAGFHEVQWNANSLASGMYIYRLTTQDGVFTKKMSLIK
- a CDS encoding sugar phosphate nucleotidyltransferase yields the protein MKGIILAGGTGSRLYPLTKVTNKHLLPIGEKPMIYHPIEKLTEAGIEEILIVTGTEHMGDVVNLLGSGKDFGCRFTYKVQDEAGGIAQALGLAENFAGDEPVIVILGDNIFEASLKKAVSNYEGSGAQILIKEVPDPQRYGVAELDGGQVISIEEKPDNPKTNYAVTGIYFYDSKVFECIKTLTPSGRGELEITDVNNFYIRKGEMKSTVLEGWWTDAGTPESYKIANELARG